The following are from one region of the Variovorax sp. V213 genome:
- a CDS encoding KdsC family phosphatase, protein MPLDFQAETLLAAQDARIAFFDIDGVLTDGGVYFTEHGETLKRFSILDGYGLKLLRLAGITPAVITGRDSKPLRVRLEALGIEHVRYGTEDKLPAAEAMLEQLGFGWHQAAAIGDDWPDLPVLARAGFAAAPANAHVEVREAVNYVTRARGGEGAAREFCDLLLTACGQYRRLLDAARGPQQ, encoded by the coding sequence ATGCCGCTCGATTTCCAGGCCGAAACCTTGCTTGCCGCACAGGATGCGCGCATTGCGTTCTTCGACATCGACGGCGTGCTGACCGACGGCGGCGTCTATTTCACCGAGCACGGCGAAACCCTCAAGCGCTTCAGCATCCTGGACGGCTACGGCCTCAAGCTGCTGCGCCTGGCAGGCATCACGCCCGCGGTGATCACCGGGCGCGATTCGAAGCCGCTGCGCGTGCGGCTCGAAGCGCTCGGCATCGAGCATGTGCGCTACGGTACCGAAGACAAGCTGCCCGCGGCCGAAGCCATGCTCGAGCAGCTTGGCTTTGGGTGGCACCAGGCGGCCGCCATCGGCGACGACTGGCCCGACCTGCCGGTGCTGGCGCGCGCCGGCTTTGCGGCGGCGCCCGCCAATGCGCACGTCGAGGTGCGCGAAGCGGTCAATTACGTCACCCGCGCACGCGGCGGCGAAGGCGCGGCGCGCGAATTCTGCGACCTGCTGCTGACGGCTTGCGGCCAGTACCGGCGCCTGCTCGACGCCGCACGGGGCCCCCAGCAATGA
- a CDS encoding monovalent cation:proton antiporter-2 (CPA2) family protein codes for MSSFDLTLMYLLAAVIGVVVCRSLKLPPMLGYLTAGVLIGPHALGLAHNSEAILHLGEFGVVFLMFVIGLEFSLPKLRAMRKHVFGLGLLQVLLTMTIATAGALLIASQLPPVWRLGWQTALALSGALTMSSTAIVVKLMAERLELESEHGRRVMGVLLFQDLAVVPLLVLIPALGAPPEALAKAIGLAMVKATLLIGLLLFGGPRIMRWWLTLVARRRSEELFILNVLLVTLGLAWLTDLAGLSLALGAFIAGMLVSETEYKHQVETDIRPFHDVLLGLFFITVGMSLDWHIVVDRWALVAVLLVLPLAFKLALVTVLARVLGATAGVSLRTGLYLAQAGEFGFVLLTLAQERSLLPPWLANPVLASMVLSMLATPFIVMYTNAIVRKLVASDWLQQSLQMTSIARKTINTAKHVIICGYGRCGQNLARILEHEGIPYMALDLDPDRVRQAAAAGDSVVFGDAARLQALMAAGLARASAVVVTYLDVPGAMKVLANTRAHAPQVPVIVRTQDDHDLEKLQAAGATEVVPEAIEGSLMLASHALALVGVPMRRVIRVVQDQRDARYNLLRGYFHGADDDNADEIDHERLNTFTLTPGARAVGQTLARLALESLGVRVASLRRHNGQAQVLTDDTVLSDGDTLVLSGKPAALAVAIERLQKG; via the coding sequence ATGTCTTCGTTCGATCTCACGCTGATGTATTTGCTGGCCGCGGTGATCGGCGTCGTCGTCTGCCGCTCGCTGAAACTGCCGCCGATGCTCGGTTATCTGACGGCGGGCGTGCTGATCGGGCCTCATGCGCTGGGATTGGCGCACAACTCCGAAGCCATCCTTCACCTGGGCGAGTTCGGCGTGGTGTTCCTGATGTTCGTGATCGGGCTGGAGTTCAGCCTGCCCAAGCTGCGTGCCATGCGCAAGCACGTGTTCGGCCTGGGCCTCTTGCAGGTGCTGCTGACGATGACCATCGCCACCGCCGGTGCGCTCTTGATCGCCTCCCAGCTCCCGCCGGTCTGGCGGCTCGGGTGGCAGACGGCGCTGGCGCTGTCGGGCGCGTTGACCATGAGCAGCACCGCGATCGTGGTCAAGCTGATGGCCGAGCGGCTCGAGCTCGAGAGCGAGCACGGCCGGCGCGTGATGGGCGTGCTGCTGTTCCAGGACCTGGCCGTGGTGCCGCTGCTGGTGCTGATTCCCGCACTCGGCGCACCGCCCGAGGCGCTGGCCAAGGCCATCGGGCTGGCCATGGTGAAGGCCACCTTGCTGATCGGCCTGCTGCTTTTCGGCGGTCCGCGCATCATGCGCTGGTGGCTCACCCTGGTGGCCCGGCGGCGCAGCGAGGAGCTCTTCATCCTGAACGTGCTGCTGGTCACGCTCGGCCTGGCATGGCTCACCGACCTGGCCGGCCTGAGCCTGGCGCTGGGTGCCTTCATCGCCGGCATGCTGGTGTCGGAGACCGAATACAAGCACCAGGTCGAGACCGACATCCGTCCGTTCCACGACGTGCTGCTGGGCCTCTTCTTCATCACTGTGGGCATGTCGCTCGACTGGCACATCGTGGTGGACCGGTGGGCCCTGGTGGCCGTGCTGTTGGTCCTGCCGCTGGCCTTCAAGCTCGCGCTGGTGACGGTGCTGGCGCGGGTGCTGGGCGCCACCGCGGGCGTGTCGCTGCGCACCGGCCTGTACCTGGCGCAGGCGGGCGAATTCGGCTTCGTGCTGCTGACGCTGGCGCAGGAACGCAGTCTGCTGCCGCCCTGGCTCGCCAACCCGGTGCTGGCCTCGATGGTGCTGTCAATGCTCGCCACGCCGTTCATCGTGATGTACACCAACGCCATCGTGCGCAAGCTGGTGGCGAGCGACTGGCTCCAGCAATCGCTGCAGATGACCAGCATCGCGCGCAAGACCATCAACACCGCAAAGCACGTGATCATCTGCGGCTACGGGCGCTGCGGCCAGAACCTGGCGCGCATCCTGGAGCACGAAGGCATTCCGTACATGGCGCTCGACCTCGACCCCGACCGCGTGCGGCAGGCGGCTGCGGCCGGCGATTCGGTGGTGTTCGGCGACGCGGCACGGCTGCAGGCGCTGATGGCGGCCGGCCTGGCCCGCGCCAGCGCCGTGGTCGTGACGTACCTGGACGTGCCGGGTGCCATGAAGGTGCTGGCCAACACCCGTGCCCACGCGCCGCAGGTACCGGTGATCGTGCGCACGCAGGACGACCACGACCTTGAAAAGCTGCAGGCCGCGGGCGCGACCGAAGTGGTGCCCGAGGCCATCGAGGGTTCGCTGATGCTCGCGAGCCATGCGCTCGCATTGGTGGGCGTGCCGATGCGGCGCGTGATCCGCGTGGTGCAGGACCAGCGCGACGCGCGCTACAACCTGCTGCGCGGCTACTTCCACGGCGCCGACGACGACAACGCCGACGAGATCGACCATGAGCGGCTCAACACCTTCACCCTCACGCCCGGCGCCCGTGCGGTGGGACAAACCCTGGCGCGACTGGCGCTGGAATCATTGGGCGTTCGCGTCGCCAGCCTGCGCCGCCACAACGGCCAGGCCCAGGTACTCACCGACGACACGGTGCTGAGCGATGGCGATACGCTCGTGCTGTCCGGCAAGCCCGCGGCCCTGGCGGTCGCCATAGAGCGGCTGCAAAAGGGTTAG
- the yidD gene encoding membrane protein insertion efficiency factor YidD — MKRLLIGLVKGYRLLLSPWLGQSCRFEPTCSVYSIEALEVHGALKGSYLTLHRIVRCQPWCQGGHDPVPPKSQRRTGKPGSLFSSLLSSDKKSSS, encoded by the coding sequence ATGAAGCGCTTGCTGATCGGCCTCGTGAAAGGCTATCGCCTGCTGCTGAGCCCCTGGCTCGGGCAGTCGTGCCGCTTCGAGCCGACCTGCTCCGTCTATTCGATCGAGGCGCTCGAAGTCCACGGCGCTCTCAAGGGCAGCTATCTCACACTGCACCGCATCGTGCGCTGCCAACCCTGGTGCCAGGGCGGGCACGATCCGGTTCCACCGAAATCACAGCGTCGCACTGGCAAGCCAGGCTCGCTGTTTTCGTCTCTTCTCTCCTCCGACAAGAAGTCTTCGTCATGA
- the dnaN gene encoding DNA polymerase III subunit beta, which yields MIVLKATQDKVLAALQSVAGIVERRHTLPILANVLIRKTGGQLQLTTSDLEIQIRTTAELGGDEGSFTTTIGARKLIDILRTMPADQTVSLESSASKLVLKGGKSRFTLQSLPAEDFPLVQEAANFGPVFSVPQKTLKDLLSQVSFAMAVHDIRYYLNGILFVAEGKQLSLVATDGHRLAFSSATLDVEVPRQEVILPRKTVLEMQRLLSDAEGAIEMQFANNQAKFSFGGMEFVTKLVEGKFPDYNRVIPKNHKNSVTLGRAPLLASLQRTAILTSEKFKGVRLNIEPGTLRIASNNAEQEEAQDELDIDYGGDAIEIGFNVTYLIDALSNMDQDMVKLDLADSNSSALLTIPENASFKYVVMPMRI from the coding sequence ATGATCGTTTTGAAGGCAACCCAAGACAAAGTCCTCGCCGCGCTGCAATCGGTGGCGGGCATCGTGGAACGGCGCCATACGCTGCCGATCCTCGCCAATGTGCTGATCCGCAAGACCGGCGGGCAGCTGCAGCTGACGACCAGCGATCTCGAGATCCAGATCCGCACCACGGCCGAACTCGGCGGCGATGAAGGCAGCTTCACCACCACCATCGGCGCGCGCAAGCTCATCGACATCCTGCGCACCATGCCGGCCGACCAGACCGTGAGCCTCGAATCGAGCGCGAGCAAGCTGGTGCTCAAGGGTGGCAAGAGCCGCTTCACGCTGCAGTCGCTGCCCGCCGAGGACTTTCCGCTGGTGCAGGAAGCCGCCAACTTCGGCCCCGTGTTCAGCGTGCCGCAAAAGACGCTGAAAGACCTGCTCTCGCAGGTTTCGTTCGCCATGGCCGTGCACGACATCCGCTATTACCTGAACGGCATCCTGTTCGTGGCCGAAGGCAAGCAGCTGAGCCTGGTGGCCACCGACGGGCACCGCCTGGCTTTCTCGTCGGCCACGCTCGACGTCGAAGTGCCGCGCCAGGAAGTCATTCTTCCGCGCAAGACCGTGCTCGAAATGCAGCGCCTGCTGTCGGACGCCGAAGGCGCCATCGAGATGCAGTTTGCCAACAACCAGGCCAAGTTCAGCTTCGGTGGCATGGAGTTCGTCACCAAGCTGGTCGAGGGCAAGTTCCCCGACTACAACCGCGTGATTCCCAAGAACCACAAGAACAGCGTCACGCTCGGCCGTGCGCCCCTTCTGGCCAGCCTGCAGCGCACCGCCATCCTGACGAGCGAGAAGTTCAAGGGCGTGCGGCTCAACATCGAGCCCGGCACGCTGCGCATCGCGTCGAACAACGCCGAACAGGAAGAGGCGCAGGACGAACTCGACATCGACTACGGCGGCGACGCCATCGAGATCGGCTTCAACGTCACCTACCTGATCGACGCCCTGTCCAACATGGACCAGGACATGGTCAAGCTGGACCTGGCCGACTCCAACAGCTCCGCCCTTTTGACCATCCCCGAGAACGCATCCTTCAAATATGTCGTGATGCCGATGCGGATCTAG
- the yidC gene encoding membrane protein insertase YidC: protein MNDIRRTILWVIFGFSLVLLWDQWQVFNGNKPTFLPSSKPAAVASAPAGGTPAASNGVPAAASATGGNAGAVPTQAAPAAPRERVSVTTDLFKAVIDSEGATVNYLELLKYEEADRTKHVVLFENDSPATRYVAQTGLLSQTGEPFPNHLTPMTPKAGPRAMAEGQNTLEVSFESAPSGGLKYVKTYVFKRGDYTIGVRHEVVNVSDQPRDAQLYMQLLRHGTVAAGTMFGTNTFTGPAAYTNEKKFHKLDFKDISKGKIEPPPPANDGWIAMVQHYFVSAWLLKGDPASEQLKREFRVKDLGDNLFTVAMVATLPKIAPGQTQVVNSALFAGPEEEKKLEAIAPGLDLVKDYGIFAIISKPLYWLLNQLHGILGNWGWAIVALVVLLKAAFYWLNAKAYASMAKMKAINPKIMEMRERLKDKPQEMQQEMMRIYKTEKVNPMGGCFPIVIQIPVFIALYWVLLSSVEMRHAPWIGWITDLSAPDPWYILPIVMTLTSLFQTWLNPTPPDPMQAKLMWIMPLAFSVMFIFFPAGLVLYWITNNVLSIAQQWFINKRLGVLGK, encoded by the coding sequence ATGAACGATATACGCCGCACGATCCTGTGGGTGATTTTTGGTTTCTCGCTGGTGCTGCTGTGGGACCAATGGCAGGTCTTCAACGGCAACAAGCCGACCTTCCTGCCGTCGAGCAAGCCGGCTGCCGTGGCTTCCGCGCCGGCAGGCGGCACGCCGGCCGCCAGCAACGGCGTGCCAGCCGCCGCGTCCGCCACCGGCGGCAATGCGGGCGCCGTGCCCACGCAGGCCGCCCCGGCCGCGCCGCGCGAGCGGGTCAGCGTGACCACCGACCTGTTCAAGGCAGTGATCGACAGCGAAGGCGCCACGGTCAACTACCTGGAGTTGCTGAAGTACGAAGAAGCCGACCGCACCAAGCACGTCGTCCTGTTCGAGAACGATTCGCCCGCCACCCGCTACGTGGCCCAGACCGGCCTGCTGAGCCAGACCGGCGAACCGTTCCCCAACCACCTGACGCCGATGACGCCGAAGGCCGGTCCGCGCGCCATGGCCGAGGGTCAGAACACGCTCGAAGTGAGCTTCGAAAGCGCGCCCTCGGGCGGCTTGAAGTACGTCAAGACCTACGTGTTCAAGCGCGGCGACTACACCATCGGCGTGCGCCACGAGGTCGTCAACGTGAGCGACCAGCCGCGCGACGCGCAGCTCTACATGCAGCTGCTGCGCCACGGCACGGTGGCCGCCGGCACGATGTTCGGCACCAACACCTTCACCGGCCCGGCCGCATACACCAACGAGAAGAAGTTCCACAAGCTCGACTTCAAGGACATCTCCAAGGGCAAGATCGAGCCGCCGCCGCCCGCCAACGACGGCTGGATTGCCATGGTGCAGCACTATTTCGTGTCCGCCTGGCTGCTCAAGGGCGACCCGGCCAGCGAACAGCTCAAGCGCGAATTCCGCGTGAAGGACCTGGGCGACAACCTCTTCACCGTGGCCATGGTGGCCACGCTGCCGAAGATCGCCCCGGGCCAGACGCAGGTGGTCAACAGCGCGCTGTTCGCCGGCCCCGAAGAAGAAAAGAAGCTCGAAGCCATTGCGCCGGGCCTGGACCTGGTCAAGGACTACGGCATCTTCGCCATCATCTCCAAGCCGCTGTACTGGCTGCTGAACCAGCTGCACGGCATCTTGGGCAACTGGGGCTGGGCCATCGTGGCGCTGGTGGTGCTGCTGAAGGCGGCCTTCTACTGGCTCAACGCCAAGGCCTACGCCAGCATGGCCAAGATGAAGGCCATCAACCCCAAGATCATGGAAATGCGCGAGCGGCTGAAGGACAAGCCGCAAGAGATGCAGCAGGAGATGATGCGCATCTACAAGACCGAGAAGGTCAACCCGATGGGCGGCTGCTTCCCGATCGTGATCCAGATCCCGGTGTTCATCGCGCTCTACTGGGTGCTGCTGTCGTCGGTCGAAATGCGCCACGCACCGTGGATCGGCTGGATCACCGACCTGTCGGCACCCGATCCCTGGTACATCCTGCCGATCGTGATGACCCTTACCTCGCTGTTCCAGACCTGGCTCAACCCGACGCCGCCCGATCCGATGCAGGCCAAGCTGATGTGGATCATGCCGCTCGCGTTCAGCGTGATGTTCATCTTCTTCCCGGCCGGCCTGGTGCTGTACTGGATCACGAACAACGTGCTGTCGATTGCGCAGCAATGGTTCATCAACAAGCGGCTGGGCGTGCTGGGCAAGTAA
- a CDS encoding ribonuclease P protein component, protein MQRLKTRAQFQAVLAGATVARTAHFALHRCALDSSSARPLFVSDDVWLGAMVPKRWARRAVTRNAIKRQIYTVSAAPDAGLPRAAHVVRLRAGFDRKEFVSASSDKLKAAVRAELQQLLARAARSSAQSS, encoded by the coding sequence ATGCAGCGGCTCAAGACCCGCGCGCAGTTCCAGGCCGTCCTCGCAGGTGCCACCGTGGCGCGCACTGCTCATTTCGCATTGCATCGCTGCGCGCTCGATTCGTCGAGCGCGCGGCCTTTGTTCGTGTCCGACGATGTCTGGCTGGGCGCCATGGTGCCCAAGCGCTGGGCGCGCCGCGCGGTCACGCGCAACGCCATCAAGCGCCAGATCTATACCGTGAGCGCCGCACCCGATGCGGGCCTGCCCCGTGCGGCGCACGTGGTGCGGCTGCGCGCGGGTTTTGACCGCAAGGAATTCGTGAGCGCCTCCTCGGACAAGCTCAAGGCCGCCGTGCGCGCCGAACTCCAGCAACTGCTGGCGCGGGCCGCGCGCTCCTCTGCACAGTCATCATGA
- a CDS encoding Crp/Fnr family transcriptional regulator codes for MSIQNLSRAIADNNSNDAFALMLNVQQWETLAGYLQPIVTGVGDVLIEQGTHDRSVYFLESGAISVHRVSSKEQMKLAVLMPGSVVGEGSFFSREPHSANVVVTGAGRVWRLTAVRFLEMSNRQPNLALEIAMGLGAVIAKRMAHRSKRVAVT; via the coding sequence ATGTCCATCCAGAACCTGAGCCGCGCCATCGCGGACAACAACAGCAATGACGCCTTTGCGTTGATGCTGAACGTACAACAGTGGGAAACGCTGGCGGGCTATCTGCAGCCCATCGTGACCGGCGTCGGCGACGTTCTCATCGAGCAGGGCACGCACGACCGCTCGGTGTATTTTCTCGAGAGCGGCGCCATCAGCGTGCACCGCGTGAGCAGCAAGGAACAGATGAAGCTGGCCGTGCTGATGCCGGGGTCGGTGGTCGGCGAAGGCTCCTTCTTCTCGCGCGAACCGCATTCGGCCAACGTGGTGGTCACCGGCGCGGGGCGCGTATGGCGCCTCACGGCGGTCCGCTTCCTGGAAATGTCGAATCGGCAGCCCAACCTGGCCCTCGAAATCGCCATGGGCCTTGGCGCGGTGATCGCCAAGCGCATGGCGCACCGGTCCAAGCGCGTCGCGGTCACCTGA
- the mnmE gene encoding tRNA uridine-5-carboxymethylaminomethyl(34) synthesis GTPase MnmE, protein MTFARTTDPIAAIATASGRGAVGIVRVSGARLAPLIEALCGRPLKPREATYLPFRDAAGEPVDHGLAIHFPSPHSFTGEDVLELQAHGGTVVLQLLLARCLEAAAEADPVTGRPRLPGLRVAEPGEFSQRAFLNGKVDLAQAEAIADLIDASTEAAARSAGRSLSGAFSREIHTLRDALIHLRMLVEATLDFPEEEIDFLQKADAAGQLMRLQAQLAAVQQRAKQGALLREGIKVVIAGQPNAGKSSLLNALAGAELAIVSAVAGTTRDVVSQTIQIHGVPLHVADTAGLRESSDEVEQIGVARAWGQIESADAVLFLHDLTRAGLPDYAAADAEILRSLRQKLPAGVPVLDVWNKQDAAPMASAASAAQGIALSAKTGLGIEALREQLLAMAGWQAVPEGVYLARARHVQALARVETHLALAASHLAAQAQLLDLLAEELRLAQNALNEITGEFGADDLLGVIFSRFCIGK, encoded by the coding sequence ATGACCTTCGCACGCACCACCGATCCCATCGCCGCCATCGCCACCGCCTCGGGGCGCGGGGCGGTGGGCATCGTGCGGGTGTCCGGCGCCCGGCTCGCGCCGCTGATCGAGGCCCTCTGCGGCCGGCCGCTGAAGCCGCGCGAAGCCACCTATCTCCCGTTCCGCGACGCGGCCGGCGAACCGGTCGACCACGGCCTGGCGATCCACTTTCCCTCGCCCCATTCGTTCACCGGCGAGGACGTGCTCGAGCTCCAGGCCCATGGCGGAACGGTGGTGTTGCAGCTTTTGCTGGCACGCTGCCTCGAAGCCGCCGCCGAGGCCGACCCGGTCACCGGCCGCCCGCGCCTGCCCGGCCTGCGTGTGGCCGAGCCCGGCGAGTTCAGCCAGCGCGCCTTCCTGAACGGCAAGGTCGATCTGGCCCAGGCCGAGGCCATTGCCGACCTGATCGACGCCAGCACCGAGGCGGCCGCGCGCAGCGCCGGGCGTTCGCTCTCGGGCGCGTTCTCGCGCGAGATCCACACGCTGCGCGACGCGCTGATCCATCTGCGCATGCTGGTCGAGGCCACGCTCGATTTCCCCGAAGAAGAGATCGACTTCCTTCAAAAGGCCGATGCGGCCGGGCAGTTGATGAGATTGCAGGCGCAGCTGGCGGCGGTGCAGCAGCGCGCGAAACAGGGGGCGTTGCTGCGCGAGGGCATCAAGGTGGTCATCGCAGGCCAGCCCAATGCAGGCAAAAGTTCGCTGCTCAACGCATTGGCGGGCGCCGAGCTGGCCATCGTGAGCGCGGTGGCGGGCACCACGCGCGACGTGGTCTCGCAGACCATCCAGATCCACGGCGTCCCGCTGCACGTGGCCGACACGGCGGGCCTGCGCGAAAGCAGCGACGAGGTCGAACAGATCGGCGTTGCACGCGCCTGGGGTCAGATCGAGAGCGCCGACGCGGTGCTGTTCCTGCACGACCTGACACGCGCCGGCCTGCCCGACTACGCCGCCGCCGACGCCGAGATCTTGCGCAGCCTGCGGCAGAAGCTGCCCGCGGGCGTGCCGGTGCTCGATGTCTGGAACAAGCAGGACGCCGCGCCAATGGCCAGTGCGGCCAGCGCGGCCCAGGGCATCGCCCTGTCCGCCAAGACCGGCCTCGGCATCGAAGCGCTGCGCGAGCAACTGCTGGCCATGGCCGGTTGGCAGGCCGTGCCCGAGGGGGTCTACCTGGCGCGCGCGCGCCACGTGCAGGCGCTGGCCAGGGTCGAAACCCACCTGGCGCTGGCCGCGAGCCATCTGGCAGCGCAGGCGCAGCTGCTCGACCTGCTGGCTGAGGAACTGCGCCTGGCGCAGAACGCGCTGAACGAAATCACCGGCGAGTTCGGCGCCGACGACTTGCTGGGGGTCATCTTTTCGCGCTTCTGTATCGGCAAATAG
- a CDS encoding SIS domain-containing protein, translating into MSSAPLPPVVDADAILARARATFDIESDAVLGLKSRVGPSFVDAVRKILEVRGRVVVMGMGKSGHVGRKIAATLASTGTPAMFVHPAEASHGDLGMIKSVDLVLAISNSGEVDELTVILPVVKRQGVPLIAMTGRVDSTLARHADIVIDAGVAKEACPLNLAPTASTTAQMAMGDALAVALLDARGFGSEDFARSHPGGALGRKLLTHVSDVMRSGDEVPRVAPTATLSELMREMSSKGLGATAVVDAEGRAIGIFTDGDLRRQVETGGDLRGLTAADVMHPGPRTLRADALAVEAAELMEEHRITSVLIVDPAGHLIGALSINDLMRAKVI; encoded by the coding sequence ATGAGTTCAGCTCCCCTGCCCCCCGTGGTCGACGCCGACGCGATTCTTGCGCGCGCGCGCGCCACCTTCGACATCGAGTCCGATGCCGTACTCGGCCTCAAGTCGCGCGTGGGCCCGAGCTTTGTCGACGCCGTGCGCAAGATCCTCGAAGTGCGCGGCCGCGTGGTCGTCATGGGCATGGGCAAGAGCGGCCACGTGGGCCGCAAGATCGCTGCGACCCTGGCTTCCACGGGCACGCCGGCCATGTTCGTCCATCCGGCCGAGGCCAGCCACGGCGATCTCGGCATGATCAAGTCGGTCGACCTGGTGCTGGCCATCTCCAACAGCGGCGAGGTCGACGAGCTCACCGTGATCCTCCCGGTGGTCAAGCGCCAGGGCGTGCCCCTGATCGCCATGACCGGCCGCGTCGATTCCACCCTGGCGCGCCACGCCGACATCGTGATCGACGCCGGCGTTGCCAAGGAGGCCTGCCCGCTCAATCTCGCTCCCACCGCGAGCACCACCGCCCAGATGGCGATGGGCGACGCGCTGGCGGTGGCGCTGCTCGATGCGCGCGGCTTCGGCTCCGAAGACTTCGCGCGCTCGCATCCCGGCGGTGCGCTGGGCCGCAAGCTGCTCACCCATGTGAGCGACGTGATGCGCTCGGGCGACGAAGTGCCGCGCGTCGCGCCCACCGCCACGCTCAGCGAACTGATGCGCGAGATGAGCTCCAAGGGCCTGGGTGCCACCGCGGTGGTCGACGCCGAAGGCCGTGCCATCGGCATCTTCACTGACGGCGACCTGCGCCGCCAGGTCGAGACCGGCGGCGACCTGCGCGGCCTGACGGCCGCCGACGTGATGCACCCCGGTCCGCGCACGTTGCGCGCCGATGCGCTCGCGGTCGAGGCGGCCGAGCTGATGGAAGAACACCGCATCACCAGCGTGCTCATCGTCGATCCCGCGGGGCATTTGATCGGCGCGCTCAGCATCAACGACCTGATGCGCGCGAAGGTCATCTGA
- the rpmH gene encoding 50S ribosomal protein L34, producing the protein MKRTYQASKVRRARTHGFLVRMKTRGGRAVINARRAKGRKRLAV; encoded by the coding sequence ATGAAACGCACTTACCAAGCTTCCAAAGTCCGCCGCGCCCGTACCCACGGCTTTCTGGTCCGTATGAAGACCCGTGGCGGCCGCGCCGTCATCAACGCACGCCGCGCCAAGGGCCGCAAGCGCCTGGCCGTCTGA
- the dnaA gene encoding chromosomal replication initiator protein DnaA: protein MSTDGIGESLWQACVDQLAQELSEQQFNTWIKPLTAQVADDLSRMTVFVANRFKLDWIRAQYAGKIAAMAEKMYGQPVAVELALAPREAPVRSTPVAVLAETDVPRDVAGPGEEPAAAGFKNRLNSGLTFDTLVEGTANRMARAAAMHVAGMPGHLYNPLFIYGGVGLGKTHLMHAVGNRLLADRPDSKVLYIHAEQFVSDVVKAYQRKTFDEFKERYHSLDLLLIDDVQFFANKDRTQEEFFNAFEALLAKKSHIVMTSDTYPKGLADIHERLVSRFDSGLTVAIEPPELEMRVAILINKARAESAEMPEEVAFFVAKNVRSNVRELEGALRKILAYSRFNQKEISIALAREALRDLLSIQNRQISVENIQKTVADYYKIKVADMYSKKRPASIARPRQIAMYLAKELTQKSLPEIGELFGGRDHTTVLHAVRKISGERQQLTELNQQLHVLEQTLKG, encoded by the coding sequence ATGTCGACTGACGGCATCGGTGAGAGCCTCTGGCAGGCTTGTGTCGACCAGCTCGCGCAGGAGCTGTCCGAGCAGCAATTCAACACCTGGATCAAACCCCTGACGGCGCAGGTCGCAGACGACCTGTCGCGCATGACGGTGTTCGTTGCCAACCGCTTCAAGCTCGACTGGATCCGGGCCCAGTACGCAGGCAAGATTGCCGCCATGGCCGAGAAGATGTACGGCCAGCCGGTGGCAGTTGAGTTAGCGCTCGCTCCGCGCGAAGCGCCCGTGCGCTCGACACCCGTTGCCGTTCTGGCCGAAACCGACGTGCCGCGCGACGTGGCCGGGCCGGGCGAGGAACCAGCGGCCGCCGGCTTCAAGAACCGCCTCAATTCGGGCCTCACCTTCGACACCCTGGTGGAGGGTACGGCCAACCGCATGGCACGCGCCGCGGCCATGCACGTGGCCGGCATGCCGGGCCACCTGTACAACCCGCTGTTCATCTACGGCGGCGTCGGCCTGGGCAAGACCCACCTGATGCACGCTGTGGGTAACCGGCTGCTCGCAGACCGCCCGGATTCCAAAGTTCTCTACATCCATGCCGAGCAGTTCGTCTCGGATGTGGTCAAGGCCTACCAGCGCAAGACTTTCGATGAGTTCAAGGAGCGCTACCACTCGCTCGATCTGCTCTTGATCGACGATGTGCAGTTCTTCGCCAACAAGGATCGCACGCAGGAAGAATTCTTCAACGCGTTCGAAGCCCTGCTGGCCAAGAAGTCGCACATCGTGATGACCAGCGACACCTACCCGAAGGGCCTGGCCGACATCCACGAGCGCCTGGTGTCGCGCTTCGATTCGGGCCTCACCGTCGCCATCGAGCCGCCCGAGCTCGAGATGCGGGTGGCCATCCTGATCAACAAGGCGCGCGCCGAATCGGCCGAAATGCCGGAAGAGGTGGCCTTCTTCGTCGCCAAGAACGTGCGCTCGAACGTGCGCGAGCTCGAAGGTGCGCTGCGCAAGATCCTGGCGTACTCGCGCTTCAACCAGAAGGAAATCTCGATCGCCCTGGCGCGCGAGGCGCTGCGCGACCTGCTGTCGATCCAGAATCGGCAGATCTCGGTCGAAAATATCCAGAAGACGGTGGCCGACTACTACAAGATCAAGGTCGCCGACATGTACAGCAAGAAGCGCCCGGCCAGCATCGCGCGACCCCGGCAGATCGCCATGTACCTGGCCAAGGAGCTCACCCAAAAGAGCCTGCCTGAAATCGGCGAGCTGTTCGGCGGGCGCGACCACACCACGGTGCTGCACGCGGTGCGCAAGATTTCCGGCGAGCGCCAGCAGCTCACCGAACTCAACCAGCAGTTGCACGTGCTCGAGCAAACGCTCAAGGGCTGA